The following are from one region of the Azospirillum sp. B510 genome:
- a CDS encoding amino acid--[acyl-carrier-protein] ligase — MNMVDITAAQAAYRDELVKAGLLIPTGVDGLYGRSGVFEDVVERFDALVTRWGGRDGAEVMRFPPALNRRYFEESEYLKSFPHLAGTIHSFGGDEKAHRTLLRRLEEGQDWTEDQVATDVVMTPAACYPVYPTIARRGALPGEGRLIDVFSYCFRHEPSIDPARMQLFRMREYIRIGTPDQVVEFRELWLERGRAMMGSLEVPLDVDVANDPFFGRAGAMLSNSQREQKLKFELLIPITSHEKPTACLSFNYHQDHFGHLWDIRTDDDGVAHTACVGFGMERVALALFRHHGFDTARWPASVRKVLWG; from the coding sequence ATGAACATGGTCGACATCACGGCCGCCCAGGCCGCCTATCGTGACGAGCTGGTGAAAGCCGGCCTGCTGATCCCCACCGGGGTGGACGGTCTCTATGGCCGCAGCGGCGTCTTCGAGGATGTGGTGGAGCGCTTCGACGCGCTGGTCACCCGCTGGGGCGGCCGGGACGGGGCGGAGGTGATGCGCTTCCCGCCGGCCCTGAACCGCCGCTATTTCGAGGAAAGCGAATATCTGAAGAGCTTTCCCCATCTGGCCGGCACCATCCACAGCTTCGGCGGCGACGAGAAGGCGCACCGTACCCTGTTGCGCCGGCTGGAGGAGGGGCAGGACTGGACCGAGGATCAGGTGGCGACCGACGTGGTGATGACGCCGGCCGCCTGCTATCCGGTCTATCCGACCATCGCCCGGCGCGGCGCGCTGCCCGGCGAGGGCAGGCTGATCGACGTTTTCTCCTACTGTTTCCGGCATGAGCCGTCGATCGACCCCGCCCGCATGCAGCTGTTCCGCATGCGCGAGTACATCCGTATCGGCACCCCCGATCAGGTGGTCGAGTTCCGCGAGCTGTGGCTGGAGCGTGGCCGCGCGATGATGGGCTCGCTGGAGGTGCCGCTCGATGTCGATGTCGCCAACGACCCCTTCTTCGGACGGGCCGGCGCCATGCTGTCGAACAGCCAGCGCGAGCAGAAGCTGAAGTTCGAACTGCTGATCCCGATCACCAGCCATGAGAAGCCGACCGCCTGCCTCAGCTTCAACTATCACCAGGACCATTTCGGCCATCTGTGGGACATCCGCACCGACGACGACGGCGTCGCCCACACCGCCTGCGTCGGCTTCGGCATGGAGCGGGTGGCGCTGGCGCTGTTCCGCCACCATGGCTTCGACACCGCGCGGTGGCCGGCGTCGGTGCGCAAGGTGCTGTGGGGGTGA
- a CDS encoding DUF1839 family protein, which yields MWTRHPPDGYDPHPLHRGERIWPETNCYVDLWIEALHARGLEPRAMLGFTVTQDFEGDQFTFFKVPLEDLETLYGLRVQELAIYDGVEAHVAEQLRRSAHGGLVLVEVDGFHLPDTRGTSYGTTHVKTTVGIVRIDPAARVMEYFHNAGFHRLEGADYEGVMAAAAGPLFPYVEFVKPGRPALEGGALVTASLDLLRRHLARRPAGNPMAAYRAAFPEHLERLLARWSVGDPMAYFHLYAFNLLRQFGANFELLGAHLRWLDGPADAVEGCRSIAEAAKAMQFQLARTVARRKLPDLTDGFDRLERDYDTVLGGLARRYG from the coding sequence ATGTGGACGCGGCACCCGCCCGACGGCTACGACCCCCACCCCCTGCATCGGGGTGAGCGCATCTGGCCGGAGACCAACTGCTACGTCGATCTGTGGATCGAGGCGCTGCACGCCCGCGGGCTGGAGCCGCGGGCGATGCTGGGCTTCACCGTCACCCAGGATTTCGAAGGCGACCAGTTCACCTTCTTCAAGGTGCCGCTGGAGGATCTGGAGACGCTGTACGGCCTGCGCGTCCAGGAGTTGGCGATCTATGACGGCGTCGAGGCCCATGTGGCGGAGCAGTTGCGGCGAAGCGCTCATGGCGGGCTGGTGCTGGTGGAGGTCGACGGCTTCCACCTGCCGGACACCCGTGGCACCTCCTACGGCACCACCCATGTCAAGACCACGGTCGGCATCGTCCGTATCGACCCGGCCGCACGGGTGATGGAGTATTTCCACAATGCCGGCTTCCATCGGCTGGAGGGAGCCGATTACGAGGGTGTCATGGCGGCGGCGGCCGGGCCGCTCTTCCCCTATGTCGAGTTCGTGAAGCCCGGCCGGCCGGCGCTGGAAGGCGGGGCGCTGGTCACCGCGTCGCTCGACCTGCTGCGCCGCCACCTCGCCCGCCGGCCGGCCGGCAATCCGATGGCGGCCTACCGCGCCGCGTTTCCGGAGCATCTGGAGCGGCTTCTCGCCCGCTGGTCGGTGGGCGATCCGATGGCGTATTTCCACCTCTACGCCTTCAATCTGCTGCGCCAGTTCGGCGCCAATTTCGAACTGCTGGGCGCCCATCTCCGCTGGCTCGACGGCCCGGCCGACGCGGTGGAGGGGTGCCGATCGATCGCGGAAGCCGCCAAGGCCATGCAGTTCCAGCTTGCCCGCACCGTGGCCCGGCGCAAGCTGCCCGACCTCACCGATGGCTTCGACCGGCTGGAGCGCGACTACGACACCGTCCTGGGCGGTCTGGCCCGCCGATACGGGTAG
- a CDS encoding glycoside hydrolase family 2 protein, with translation MARIRSVTGQRRTPLDRGWTLTVSPPGGQADGGGGIPAPVPGTAALALQAAGSWSADDPAPLHDKDVVYRTRLSGHGPGILRFHGLATIAEVWLDGDRILTADSMYLAHEVPVTLKGEAELSIRFHALHPVLAAKKGRARWRPRLAEPAGLRFVRTTLLGHMPGWCPPIHAVGPYRLVELVEETGPLHVRAADLRSGYDGRDGRLSLRLTVEGAAAGAGGVVEVAGRTAPLLFDGAGGFHADLTLPDVEPWWPHTHGEPALHGVTARIGSVEIDLGRVGFRSLAVDHGPDGNGFALLVNGVRVFCRGGCWVPVDLVGLSSDRAVYEPELRRMRDAGANMVRVGGTMLYEGDAFFELCDELGILVWQDAMFANFDYPADAVFLDSARAEIAQLLDRTQASPSLAVLCGGSEMEQQAAMLGLPRAAWTQPALTAVIAEESAARRPDLILVANSPSGGALPFVANAGVTHYYGVGAYLRPLEDARRADVRFASECLAFANLPEDEPLGVPALHHPRWKARVPRDPGASWDFEDVREHYLEALHGVDPRRLRYEDPDRYRRLSRAVTGEVMQAVFDEWRRAGSGCAGGLVWQWRDPWPGAGWGVVGADGTPKPAWHALKRAFRPLRVILTDEGVNGLAVHLVNDTARPVEALLRVTAWREGAVPVLTAERPVTLPVRGAVMLAGAELGDRFFDLTYAYRFGPLPHDVVTASLLLVEGGGEPMDESHYFPRGRALARAELGLGAMVEEQGDGWVLRLSTRRFACSVHVEDERFQADDGWFHLPPGVERVVRLRPRTGLGSGNDARMPPDGEVHAVNALAPIRYRGNA, from the coding sequence ATGGCCCGCATCCGATCGGTCACCGGACAGCGCCGGACCCCTCTGGATCGGGGATGGACGCTGACCGTCTCGCCGCCCGGCGGACAAGCCGATGGCGGAGGAGGCATTCCCGCCCCGGTGCCCGGCACCGCCGCGCTGGCGCTCCAGGCGGCCGGATCGTGGTCGGCCGACGATCCGGCCCCGCTTCATGACAAGGATGTCGTCTACCGCACCCGCCTGAGCGGCCATGGTCCCGGCATCCTGCGGTTCCACGGCCTCGCCACCATCGCGGAGGTGTGGCTGGACGGCGACCGCATCCTGACCGCCGACAGCATGTATCTCGCTCATGAGGTGCCGGTGACGCTGAAGGGCGAGGCCGAGCTGTCGATCCGCTTCCACGCCCTGCATCCGGTGCTGGCGGCGAAGAAGGGCCGCGCCCGCTGGCGGCCCCGACTGGCCGAGCCGGCGGGTCTGCGCTTCGTCCGCACCACCCTGCTGGGCCATATGCCGGGCTGGTGTCCGCCGATCCACGCCGTCGGTCCCTATCGCCTGGTGGAACTGGTGGAGGAGACCGGTCCCTTGCATGTGCGCGCCGCCGACCTGCGCAGCGGCTATGACGGGCGGGACGGCCGCCTCTCGCTGCGCCTGACGGTGGAGGGCGCCGCGGCCGGTGCCGGCGGGGTGGTGGAGGTCGCGGGGCGGACGGCGCCGCTTCTCTTCGACGGTGCCGGCGGCTTCCATGCCGACCTGACCCTGCCGGACGTCGAGCCCTGGTGGCCGCACACCCATGGCGAGCCGGCCCTGCATGGCGTGACCGCCCGGATTGGATCGGTCGAAATCGATCTCGGCCGTGTCGGCTTCCGCTCGCTGGCCGTCGACCATGGGCCGGATGGCAACGGCTTCGCCTTGCTGGTGAATGGTGTCCGCGTGTTCTGCCGTGGCGGCTGCTGGGTGCCGGTCGATCTGGTCGGGCTGTCGTCGGATCGCGCGGTCTATGAGCCGGAATTGCGGCGGATGCGCGACGCCGGCGCCAACATGGTCCGGGTCGGCGGCACCATGCTGTATGAGGGTGACGCCTTCTTCGAGCTGTGCGACGAGCTCGGCATCCTGGTCTGGCAGGACGCCATGTTCGCCAATTTCGACTATCCGGCCGACGCCGTTTTCCTCGACAGCGCGCGGGCGGAGATCGCGCAGCTTCTCGACCGGACCCAGGCATCACCCTCCCTGGCGGTGCTCTGCGGCGGCAGCGAGATGGAGCAGCAGGCGGCCATGCTCGGCCTGCCCCGCGCCGCCTGGACCCAACCGGCGCTGACCGCAGTGATCGCCGAGGAATCGGCGGCCCGGCGGCCCGACCTGATCCTGGTGGCGAACTCCCCGAGCGGCGGGGCGCTGCCCTTCGTCGCCAATGCCGGGGTGACCCATTATTACGGCGTCGGCGCCTATCTTAGGCCGCTGGAGGATGCCCGGCGGGCGGATGTGCGTTTCGCCAGCGAATGCCTCGCCTTCGCCAACCTGCCGGAGGATGAGCCGCTCGGCGTTCCGGCGCTGCATCATCCGCGCTGGAAGGCGCGGGTGCCGCGCGATCCCGGCGCCTCCTGGGATTTCGAGGATGTGCGGGAGCATTATCTGGAGGCGCTCCATGGCGTCGATCCGCGCCGCCTGCGCTATGAGGATCCCGACCGCTACCGCCGCCTGTCGCGGGCGGTGACCGGAGAGGTGATGCAGGCGGTGTTCGACGAGTGGCGGCGGGCCGGTTCGGGCTGCGCCGGCGGCCTGGTCTGGCAATGGCGCGACCCCTGGCCCGGTGCCGGCTGGGGCGTGGTCGGCGCCGACGGTACGCCGAAGCCGGCCTGGCACGCCCTGAAGCGCGCCTTCCGCCCGCTGCGGGTGATCCTGACCGACGAGGGCGTCAACGGGCTGGCCGTCCATCTGGTCAACGACACCGCCCGGCCGGTCGAGGCGCTGCTGCGGGTGACGGCATGGCGTGAGGGGGCGGTGCCGGTCCTGACGGCGGAGCGGCCGGTGACGCTGCCGGTGCGGGGGGCGGTGATGCTGGCGGGGGCGGAACTGGGCGACCGCTTCTTCGACCTGACCTACGCCTACCGGTTCGGGCCGCTTCCGCATGATGTGGTGACGGCGTCGCTGCTGCTGGTCGAAGGGGGCGGGGAACCAATGGACGAGTCCCATTATTTCCCAAGGGGACGCGCGCTTGCGCGGGCGGAGCTGGGGCTGGGGGCGATGGTGGAAGAGCAGGGGGACGGCTGGGTTCTGCGGCTCTCCACGCGGCGCTTCGCCTGTTCGGTGCATGTGGAGGACGAGCGGTTCCAGGCGGACGACGGCTGGTTCCATCTGCCTCCCGGTGTCGAGCGGGTCGTCCGTTTGCGGCCGAGGACCGGCTTGGGAAGCGGGAACGACGCACGGATGCCGCCGGATGGTGAGGTCCACGCGGTGAACGCGCTGGCGCCCATCCGCTACAGGGGGAATGCATGA
- a CDS encoding alpha/beta fold hydrolase, which translates to MKPMPVVFEGCFGWLHPAPGLRGVVLCGPYGHEELCVHRAWKGFAERLAAAGLPTLRFDYPGSGDSAGDDGEPDRLRAWLDGIKAAVRRLREDTGVTELVLVGQRQGALLATAAARELAAEGLGVDMLVLLSPITSGRKALRELQALSSMVQRPVCNPEPPERASWLNVVGIPVTPETALSLGGLDPCDGPAPPAPRILIVDRPAAKAPVTLAARWRAMGAEAEAMGVSGVLELTQQPQGAQAASVLDPVLNWIAAGEVAGGAMPPPERPAGLMMPTAVERPVFFGGAPELFGIHCMPVLADPAGKRPAILFLNSGATHHVGSGRATVVQARRLAARGYCSLRIDAAGIGDSPERPGLPDNLLYNREVVRDVRAALNWLESQGHQRVVVIGLCAGGTPALYAGLGDGRVVGQIVLNPGRFELGGGITVSELMRTVAFRSTRDYLREALKPSRLRASLRKPARMTGLAKRLTGRLVRKLLIRTGLTRHALRLFRRLSAEGRRVLVIYSSDDITLAEFYLHLGEGGRVLEGLPGIEVAYLDRSDHSLTVWEARDRLDRMIDRHLAGVDSVAQTDPAGSELTGWPLGLSSGERVG; encoded by the coding sequence ATGAAGCCGATGCCGGTGGTGTTCGAGGGGTGTTTCGGATGGCTGCACCCGGCGCCGGGCCTGCGCGGGGTGGTCCTGTGCGGCCCCTATGGCCATGAGGAGCTGTGCGTCCACCGCGCCTGGAAAGGCTTCGCCGAACGGCTGGCGGCGGCCGGCTTGCCGACGCTGCGCTTCGACTATCCCGGTTCCGGCGATTCGGCCGGGGATGATGGCGAGCCGGACCGGCTGCGCGCCTGGCTCGACGGTATCAAGGCGGCGGTTCGCCGCCTGCGCGAGGACACCGGCGTCACCGAGCTGGTCCTGGTCGGCCAACGACAGGGGGCTCTGCTCGCCACGGCGGCGGCGCGGGAGCTGGCGGCGGAGGGGCTGGGCGTCGATATGCTGGTCCTGCTGTCGCCGATCACCTCGGGGCGCAAGGCCCTGCGCGAACTCCAGGCGCTGTCGAGCATGGTGCAGCGCCCGGTCTGCAACCCGGAACCGCCGGAGCGCGCCTCCTGGCTGAATGTGGTCGGCATACCGGTGACGCCGGAAACGGCGCTGTCGCTCGGCGGTCTCGACCCCTGCGACGGGCCGGCCCCGCCGGCCCCGCGCATTCTGATCGTCGACCGGCCCGCGGCCAAGGCGCCGGTGACGCTGGCGGCCCGCTGGCGCGCCATGGGGGCGGAGGCGGAGGCGATGGGGGTCAGCGGCGTTCTCGAATTGACCCAGCAGCCCCAGGGCGCCCAGGCCGCGTCGGTGCTGGACCCGGTCCTGAACTGGATCGCCGCCGGCGAGGTCGCCGGCGGGGCGATGCCGCCGCCGGAGCGGCCGGCCGGCCTGATGATGCCGACCGCCGTCGAACGGCCGGTCTTCTTCGGCGGCGCGCCGGAGTTGTTCGGCATCCACTGCATGCCAGTGCTGGCTGACCCCGCCGGCAAGCGGCCAGCCATCCTGTTCCTGAACAGCGGCGCCACCCACCATGTCGGCTCCGGCCGCGCCACCGTGGTGCAGGCGCGGCGGCTGGCGGCGCGCGGCTATTGCTCGCTGCGGATCGATGCGGCCGGCATCGGCGACAGTCCCGAGCGGCCGGGCCTGCCCGACAACCTGCTATACAACCGGGAGGTGGTCAGAGATGTCCGCGCCGCGCTGAACTGGCTGGAGAGTCAGGGGCACCAGCGCGTGGTCGTCATCGGCCTGTGTGCCGGCGGCACGCCCGCCTTGTATGCCGGCCTGGGTGACGGGCGGGTGGTCGGGCAGATCGTGCTCAATCCCGGCCGGTTCGAGCTGGGCGGCGGCATCACCGTGTCGGAGCTGATGCGGACGGTCGCCTTCCGCTCCACCCGCGATTACCTGCGGGAGGCGCTGAAGCCGTCCCGGCTGCGCGCCAGCCTGCGCAAGCCCGCCCGGATGACCGGGCTGGCCAAGCGTCTTACCGGCCGCCTCGTCCGCAAGCTGCTGATCCGCACCGGCCTGACCCGCCATGCGCTGCGCCTGTTCCGCCGGCTGTCGGCCGAGGGCCGCCGGGTGCTGGTGATCTACAGCAGCGACGACATTACGCTGGCCGAATTCTACCTGCATCTGGGCGAGGGCGGCCGCGTCCTGGAGGGGCTGCCCGGCATCGAGGTGGCCTATCTCGACCGTTCCGACCACAGCCTGACGGTGTGGGAGGCGCGCGACCGGCTGGACCGCATGATCGACCGCCATCTGGCCGGTGTGGACAGCGTCGCGCAGACGGACCCCGCCGGTTCGGAACTGACCGGCTGGCCTCTTGGACTTTCCTCCGGCGAGCGGGTGGGGTAA
- a CDS encoding IS1380-like element ISAzs3 family transposase, whose protein sequence is MVDHTLPLPGLSPVAGKPVIGRFDGGRLSSDGGLLVLREVAKRLRIADRLAACIEDPRDPTRTVHSLADIIGFRLLAIAAGYEDGNDAGSLRSDPLFKMALERLPSERDLCSQATISRLENLPDTRALLRMGRAMVDLYCASFRQVPKRIVLDVDDTFDTVHGGQQLRLFNAHYDEYGFQPIVVFDGNGRFVTAVLRPAKRPKGTEIRTFLRRLLRAIRANWPKTEILLRADGHYACPEVLDWCEAEGLDYVLGLPTSSTLRRHVTTLEASTAARFQAMPGADKVRRFKEFYDGASTWSRVRRIVARVEAGDQGTDSRFIVTNLRHGTGRWLYAGLYCARGQAENHIKAWKSHLAADRTSCTKATANQFRLFLHAGAYWLLWSLRSLMPKRSRWRTVQFDTLRLRLVKTAARIVEMKTQIKVHLPTSAPDQAIIHLALGRMPRLIC, encoded by the coding sequence ATGGTTGATCATACCCTGCCGCTGCCCGGCCTGTCACCCGTTGCTGGAAAGCCGGTGATCGGGCGCTTTGATGGCGGCCGCCTGTCCTCCGATGGCGGGCTGCTGGTGCTGCGGGAGGTGGCGAAGCGGCTGCGGATTGCCGATCGGCTGGCCGCCTGTATTGAGGACCCGCGCGATCCAACGCGCACCGTGCATTCGCTGGCCGACATCATCGGCTTTCGCCTGCTGGCCATCGCGGCGGGCTACGAGGACGGCAACGACGCCGGCAGCCTACGCTCCGACCCGCTGTTCAAGATGGCCCTGGAACGCCTGCCGTCCGAGCGTGACCTTTGCTCGCAAGCCACCATCTCGCGCCTGGAGAACCTGCCGGATACCCGCGCACTGCTGCGCATGGGCCGAGCCATGGTCGATCTCTACTGCGCGTCCTTTCGCCAGGTGCCCAAGCGCATCGTGCTGGATGTAGACGACACCTTCGACACGGTGCATGGCGGTCAGCAGTTGCGCCTGTTCAACGCCCATTATGACGAGTACGGCTTCCAGCCCATCGTTGTCTTCGACGGCAACGGCCGCTTTGTCACCGCTGTGCTGCGCCCAGCCAAGCGGCCCAAGGGGACGGAGATCCGGACCTTCCTGCGTCGCCTGCTCCGCGCCATTCGGGCAAACTGGCCCAAGACCGAGATCCTGCTGCGCGCCGACGGCCATTACGCCTGCCCGGAGGTGCTGGACTGGTGCGAGGCGGAGGGGCTCGACTACGTGCTCGGTCTGCCGACCAGCAGCACACTGCGCCGTCACGTCACCACGCTGGAGGCCAGCACCGCGGCGCGCTTCCAGGCCATGCCCGGAGCCGACAAGGTGCGCCGCTTCAAGGAATTCTATGACGGGGCCAGCACCTGGAGCCGGGTCCGCCGCATCGTCGCGCGCGTCGAGGCAGGAGACCAGGGCACCGACAGCCGCTTCATCGTCACCAACCTACGCCACGGCACGGGTCGCTGGCTGTATGCCGGCCTGTATTGCGCGAGGGGACAGGCGGAAAATCATATAAAAGCCTGGAAATCCCACCTTGCCGCAGACCGGACCTCCTGCACCAAGGCGACGGCCAACCAGTTCCGCCTGTTCCTGCACGCCGGGGCGTACTGGCTGCTGTGGAGCCTGCGCTCGCTGATGCCGAAACGCTCCCGCTGGCGCACGGTGCAATTCGACACCTTGCGGCTGCGCTTGGTGAAGACCGCCGCGCGTATCGTGGAGATGAAGACGCAGATCAAGGTGCACCTGCCGACCAGCGCGCCTGATCAGGCGATCATCCACCTCGCCCTCGGCCGCATGCCCCGGCTCATCTGCTGA
- a CDS encoding DUF2867 domain-containing protein, translated as MLPAADFHDCYRFPVPKPDLSAPEILVGVLAASPAWIEWMMWLRNKAVRIVGLKDLGALGAIDPAKPPASYRPGDRIGIFTLVESHDAEVVVCDRDRHLDVWLSVRKLPPDGEGAGGGGRRATVATLVRTKNRLGRLYMVPVKPMHRLIVPASLRSYLARKAG; from the coding sequence CTGCTCCCGGCCGCGGATTTCCACGATTGTTACCGATTTCCCGTCCCCAAGCCCGATCTGTCCGCGCCGGAGATCCTCGTCGGGGTGCTGGCGGCCAGCCCCGCCTGGATCGAGTGGATGATGTGGCTGCGGAACAAGGCCGTCCGGATCGTCGGGCTGAAGGATCTGGGGGCGCTCGGCGCCATCGATCCGGCGAAGCCGCCCGCATCCTACCGTCCCGGCGACAGGATCGGCATTTTCACGCTGGTCGAAAGCCATGACGCCGAGGTCGTCGTGTGTGACCGTGACAGGCATCTCGACGTCTGGCTATCGGTCCGCAAGCTGCCGCCTGATGGCGAGGGGGCGGGCGGCGGCGGGCGGCGGGCCACGGTCGCCACGCTGGTCAGGACCAAGAACCGGCTGGGCAGGCTGTACATGGTCCCGGTCAAGCCGATGCACCGGTTGATCGTCCCGGCCTCGCTTCGGAGCTATCTCGCCCGCAAGGCCGGGTGA
- a CDS encoding M20/M25/M40 family metallo-hydrolase, with protein MTDLSPSLAATLAKTLDEAVNARFDEEVRFLAELVKVASDNPAGDCAPHAVRAAELLEAMGFTVERHPVPAELVRANGMISATNLVIRHRFGPSGPTVALNAHGDVVPPGEGWSSDPYGAEIRDGVMYGRGVAVSKSDFATYAFALRALMAANAPLTGAVELHLTYDEEAGGEIGPKWLLDQGISKPDYAVSASFAYSVVTGHNGCLHLEVQVDGKSAHAARPDTGHDALEAAAGILAALYAHRPDLAARRSGVTGITHPSLTVGLIQGGINTNVVPDRVTFRLDRRMIPEENPAEVEAELRALIEGAAAGREGIRVTIRRILLARPFRSVGDAPRLAALFARQAREVLGVPVGQNGIPLYTDARHYSEAGIPTILYGAGPRDLLEANGHRADEKLVLEDLRKATQVVARSLAELLG; from the coding sequence ATGACCGACCTGTCCCCCTCCCTCGCCGCCACGCTCGCCAAAACGCTGGACGAGGCGGTGAACGCCCGCTTCGACGAGGAGGTCCGTTTCCTGGCGGAGCTGGTGAAGGTCGCCTCCGACAACCCGGCCGGCGACTGCGCCCCCCATGCCGTCCGCGCCGCCGAATTGCTGGAGGCGATGGGCTTCACCGTGGAGCGCCATCCGGTGCCGGCCGAACTGGTGCGGGCCAACGGCATGATCAGCGCCACCAATCTGGTGATCCGCCACCGCTTCGGCCCCAGCGGCCCGACGGTGGCGCTGAACGCCCATGGCGACGTGGTGCCGCCCGGCGAAGGCTGGTCGAGCGATCCCTATGGCGCCGAGATCCGCGACGGGGTGATGTATGGCCGCGGCGTCGCGGTGTCGAAATCCGACTTCGCGACCTATGCCTTCGCCCTGCGGGCGCTGATGGCGGCGAACGCGCCGCTGACCGGCGCCGTCGAGCTGCACCTGACCTATGACGAGGAGGCCGGCGGCGAGATCGGGCCGAAATGGCTGCTCGACCAGGGGATTTCCAAGCCGGATTACGCGGTGTCGGCCAGCTTCGCCTATTCGGTGGTGACCGGGCACAATGGCTGCCTGCATCTGGAGGTGCAGGTCGACGGCAAGTCCGCCCATGCCGCCCGCCCCGACACCGGTCATGACGCGCTGGAGGCGGCGGCCGGCATCCTGGCCGCGCTCTACGCCCACCGGCCCGACTTGGCGGCGCGCCGTTCCGGCGTCACCGGCATCACCCACCCGTCGCTGACCGTCGGGCTGATCCAGGGCGGCATCAACACCAACGTCGTCCCCGACCGCGTCACCTTCCGCCTCGACCGCCGCATGATCCCGGAGGAGAATCCGGCGGAGGTGGAGGCCGAACTGCGCGCCCTGATCGAAGGCGCCGCGGCCGGGCGCGAGGGAATCCGCGTCACCATCCGCCGCATCCTGCTGGCCCGCCCCTTCCGCTCGGTCGGCGACGCCCCGCGTCTGGCGGCCCTGTTCGCCCGTCAGGCCCGGGAGGTGTTGGGCGTGCCGGTCGGCCAGAACGGCATCCCGCTCTACACCGACGCCCGCCATTATTCGGAAGCCGGCATCCCCACCATCCTCTATGGCGCCGGCCCGCGCGACCTGCTGGAGGCCAACGGCCACCGCGCCGACGAGAAGCTGGTGCTGGAGGACCTGCGCAAGGCGACCCAGGTGGTGGCGCGGTCGCTGGCGGAGTTGCTGGGGTAA
- a CDS encoding allantoate amidohydrolase: MPVSPSLPSPLSGPALLDRIDALAAISAEEGRLSRLYLTPEHRRANDLVAGWMREAGMSVREDAVGNIIGRYEGERPGLPALLIGSHLDTVRDAGRYDGMLGVLSGIAVVADLNARGRRLPFAVEVIGFGDEEGTRFQSTLIGSRAIAGTFDPAVLDSRDAAGTRLADAMTAFGLDPAAWATAAHKPDEVLAYAELHIEQGPVLEALGRPVGIVTAIAGATRLAVTVDGMAGHAGTVPMTLRRDALAASAEMILAVEQLCSGQERLVGTVGRIEASPGATNVIPGKVRFTIDLRADRDPLRLERVGAVRARLEAIADARGVAIGFETLHESPAVACHPALMAQFAAAAAAEGLDAPELPSGAGHDAMAVAALTGIAMLFVRCERGISHNPAERITAADAEAGVRVLARFVENFTPATL, from the coding sequence ATGCCCGTTTCCCCGTCCCTGCCGTCGCCGCTGTCCGGCCCCGCCCTGCTCGATCGCATCGACGCGCTGGCGGCGATCAGCGCCGAGGAGGGGCGGCTGTCGCGCCTCTACCTGACGCCGGAACACCGCCGCGCCAACGACCTCGTCGCCGGCTGGATGCGCGAGGCCGGAATGAGCGTGCGCGAGGATGCGGTCGGCAACATCATTGGCCGCTATGAGGGGGAGCGCCCCGGCCTGCCGGCGCTGCTGATCGGCTCCCACCTCGACACCGTGCGCGACGCCGGGCGCTATGACGGCATGCTGGGAGTGCTGAGCGGCATCGCCGTGGTCGCCGACCTGAACGCCCGCGGCCGGCGCCTACCCTTCGCCGTCGAGGTGATCGGCTTCGGCGACGAGGAGGGCACCCGCTTCCAGTCGACCCTGATCGGCAGCCGCGCCATCGCCGGTACCTTCGACCCCGCCGTGCTGGACAGCCGCGACGCCGCCGGCACCCGGCTGGCCGACGCCATGACCGCCTTCGGGCTCGACCCCGCCGCCTGGGCGACCGCCGCCCACAAGCCAGACGAGGTGCTGGCCTATGCCGAGCTGCACATCGAACAGGGGCCGGTGCTGGAGGCGCTGGGCCGACCGGTCGGCATCGTCACCGCCATCGCCGGCGCCACCCGTCTGGCGGTGACGGTGGACGGGATGGCCGGCCATGCCGGCACCGTGCCGATGACCCTGCGCCGCGACGCGCTGGCGGCGTCGGCCGAGATGATCCTGGCGGTGGAGCAGCTCTGCTCCGGCCAGGAGCGGCTGGTCGGCACGGTCGGCCGGATCGAGGCGTCGCCCGGCGCCACCAACGTCATTCCCGGCAAGGTCCGCTTCACCATCGACCTGCGCGCCGACCGCGATCCCCTGCGGCTGGAGCGGGTCGGCGCCGTCCGCGCCCGGCTGGAGGCCATCGCCGACGCCCGCGGCGTCGCCATCGGCTTCGAGACCCTGCATGAGAGCCCGGCCGTCGCCTGCCACCCGGCGCTGATGGCGCAATTCGCCGCCGCCGCGGCGGCCGAGGGGCTGGACGCGCCGGAACTGCCGAGCGGCGCCGGCCACGACGCCATGGCGGTGGCGGCGCTGACCGGCATCGCCATGCTGTTCGTGCGCTGCGAGCGCGGCATCTCGCACAACCCGGCCGAACGCATCACCGCCGCCGATGCCGAGGCCGGGGTCCGCGTGCTCGCCCGCTTCGTCGAAAACTTCACACCCGCAACCCTCTGA